Proteins encoded together in one Thamnophis elegans isolate rThaEle1 chromosome 10, rThaEle1.pri, whole genome shotgun sequence window:
- the ITPRIP gene encoding inositol 1,4,5-trisphosphate receptor-interacting protein, which yields MPAGFFRVCLVVITAIINHPLLFPKENVTVFENTEEIIEKMKEREENLRLEQLKLEQELAAQDVSVDSSEEKTGSEKQYDHDSLSWNFWTVLSMIVFLLIEFWRQDYQEGIWQDYTKDDDEINVLGRTFKGFILPDKVTLDSFYERCLQNVTSDIARNRELVEGFADDLLEALRSVCNRDTDMEVEESIGVGSMYENWRANKPFTCDFIVPFNPPEPYCFQFETWCSGESILPDKGSYGMIKIIRSYDNSSSCICDKTKLGEDLLCLLHSKASQTRQSNHMEDLLCSKDTQYLDSDQVMTWFQMALTKGWNKIAHKYEFSLLFNHLDTPGALKIKFRSGKTITFNLRPVVQYADSDVYFISHFPFNSFTSNTHWFLTFTVYEKRYIQFISKTLPANPCHLSCLQILSFLHGKQCSLTEPSSLTNYHFKTVILHLLQIHPSSAWTSDCLEARLQDVLNFLEKSLQEKRLYHFFIGNRNLPQELGVPVKFQKAEPLNLFRPLVLQRNTYRKAMDMFHEMLKNTLALINEYSTHVPNGRATPLNKDLL from the coding sequence ATGCCGGCCGGATTCTTCAGGGTGTGCTTGGTGGTAATAACAGCTATTATCAACCATCCACTTCTCTTCCCAAAGGAAAATGTTACTGTTTTTGAAAACACAGAAGAAATCATTGAAAAGATGAAAGAGCGTGAAGAGAACCTGAGGCTAGAGCAGCTGAAACTGGAGCAGGAACTAGCAGCACAAGATGTTTCAGTAGATTCTTCAGAGGAGAAGACTGGATCAGAAAAACAGTATGACCATGATTCCCTTTCTTGGAATTTCTGGACTGTTTTGTCCATGATAGTCTTCCTTCTGATTGAATTCTGGAGACAGGATTACCAGGAAGGGATCTGGCAAGATTATACCAAAGATGATGATGAAATTAATGTCCTGGGAAGAACATTCAAGGGTTTTATTCTACCAGACAAAGTCACATTGGACAGTTTTTATGAAAGATGCCTCCAGAATGTGACAAGTGATATTGCTAGGAACCGAGAGCTTGTGGAAGGCTTTGCAGATGACTTATTAGAAGCTTTGAGAAGTGTGTGTAACCGAGATACTGACATGGAAGTGGAAGAGTCTATAGGAGTTGGGAGCATGTATGAAAACTGGAGAGCAAATAAGCCTTTTACTTGTGATTTCATTGTTCCCTTTAATCCCCCAGAGCCATACTGTTTCCAATTTGAGACCTGGTGTTCGGGAGAGTCTATTCTACCAGACAAAGGAAGTTATGGTATGATAAAAATCATCCGGTCATATGATAACTCATCAAGTTGTATCTGTGATAAAACTAAATTGGGGGAAGATTTACTTTGTCTGCTTCATAGCAAAGCAAGCCAAACTAGGCAGAGTAACCATATGGAAGATCTCCTTTGCTCCAAAGACACTCAGTATCTTGATTCTGACCAGGTTATGACATGGTTCCAGATGGCACTTACCAAGGGATGGAATAAAATTGCACACAAGTATGAATTCAGTCTGCTTTTCAATCACCTGGATACTCCAGGTGCCCTGAAAATCAAGTTCAGGTCTGGAAAAACCATCACATTCAATCTCAGGCCTGTGGTACAATATGCAGATTCTGATGTATATTTTATCTCTCACTTTCCATTCAATAGCTTCACCAGCAACACTCACTGGTTTCTCACCTTTACTGTGTACGAGAAGAGATATATCCAGTTTATTTCCAAAACTTTGCCTGCTAATCCTTGCCATCTCAGTTGCCTCCAGATTTTGTCTTTTCTTCATGGAAAACAGTGCAGTCTGACAGAACCGAGTAGCCTGACAAACTACCATTTTAAAACAGTAATACTGCATTTACTACAAATCCATCCTAGTTCAGCGTGGACTTCTGACTGTCTGGAGGCCAGGCTGCAAGATGTACTCAACTTTTTGGAGAAAAGCTTGCAAGAAAAAAGACTTTACCATTTTTTCATTGGAAATAGAAATCTGCCACAGGAACTGGGTGTTCCAGTGAAGTTTCAAAAGGCAGAACCACTGAATCTTTTCCGGCCCTTAGTATTGCAACGAAACACTTACAGAAAAGCTATGGACATGTTCCATGAGATGCTTAAAAATACATTGGCTTTAATTAATGAATATTCCACGCATGTTCCAAATGGACGGGCAACTCCACTAAATAAAGATCTTCTCTGA